From Acidovorax sp. FHTAMBA, one genomic window encodes:
- a CDS encoding HAMP domain-containing protein gives MKTRVKWGIALRLGLLLASFSVFAAILAGYYTFDSSRERLQGRAEQALLATTHVLARHMQAGFGTVARDTAFLASVAASEQDKSALADVFKASLVTHPSYLQIRFIGVQDFGLEQVRIDRKGDAWIRASEDELQEKAHFPFVFETLALAPGEVYVSEFGINHEGAADAEPIPVFSMASPVVRGGQVRGVVVLRVAAQPFLRDFNTALPVPYGFYLSNRWGDFLVHPDADQSFGFDRGQRILIQESFAPVAALIDGRQQEVVLSQPGTDDEEARVYSFVRMPYGREGEGRFMVVGLSQPLAAVQGEVVSLGNSILKILLVLSAVGVVLAALVSRAVTQPLKAIVQATQAVTLGRAHATLPVHRDDEVGELARSFQDMEQQIHRQMTELNASRGLYAVLCGT, from the coding sequence ATGAAAACCCGCGTGAAATGGGGCATTGCGCTGCGGCTGGGGCTGTTGCTGGCATCGTTCAGCGTGTTTGCGGCCATTCTTGCGGGCTACTACACCTTCGACTCCAGCCGCGAGCGGCTGCAGGGGCGGGCCGAGCAGGCGCTGCTGGCCACCACACACGTGCTGGCGCGCCACATGCAGGCCGGCTTTGGCACCGTGGCGCGGGATACCGCGTTTCTGGCCAGCGTGGCGGCCAGCGAGCAGGACAAGTCGGCGCTGGCAGACGTGTTCAAGGCCAGCCTGGTCACCCATCCCAGCTATCTGCAGATCCGCTTCATTGGCGTGCAGGACTTTGGGCTGGAGCAGGTGCGCATTGACCGCAAGGGCGACGCGTGGATCCGCGCCAGCGAGGACGAACTGCAGGAGAAAGCGCATTTCCCCTTTGTGTTTGAAACCCTGGCGCTCGCGCCGGGCGAGGTCTATGTCTCGGAGTTCGGCATCAACCACGAAGGCGCAGCCGACGCAGAGCCCATCCCCGTGTTCAGCATGGCCTCGCCGGTGGTGCGGGGCGGGCAGGTGCGGGGCGTGGTGGTGCTGCGGGTGGCGGCGCAGCCGTTTTTGCGCGATTTCAACACCGCACTGCCGGTGCCCTACGGTTTCTATCTCAGCAACCGGTGGGGTGATTTTCTGGTGCATCCCGATGCGGACCAGTCCTTTGGCTTTGATCGGGGGCAGCGCATCCTGATCCAGGAAAGCTTTGCGCCCGTGGCTGCGCTGATCGATGGCCGCCAGCAGGAAGTGGTGCTCAGCCAGCCGGGCACTGATGACGAGGAAGCCCGCGTCTACTCCTTTGTGCGCATGCCGTATGGGCGTGAAGGTGAAGGGCGGTTCATGGTGGTGGGCCTCTCGCAGCCGCTGGCTGCGGTGCAGGGCGAGGTGGTGAGCCTGGGCAACAGCATCCTCAAGATCCTGCTGGTGCTCAGTGCGGTGGGCGTGGTGCTGGCAGCGCTGGTGTCGCGCGCAGTCACGCAGCCCCTCAAGGCCATCGTGCAGGCCACGCAGGCGGTCACGCTGGGGCGCGCGCACGCCACGCTGCCCGTGCACCGGGACGACGAGGTGGGCGAGCTGGCGCGCAGCTTTCAGGACATGGAGCAGCAGATCCACCGCCAGATGACCGAGCTGAACGCCAGCCGCGGGCTCTATGCCGTTTTGTGTGGAACTTGA
- a CDS encoding tripartite tricarboxylate transporter substrate binding protein, whose translation MTDNTARSTVSPSQNAQRLTRRTLLAAAMTSAVVPAWTFAQGADRPVRLVLPVSAGSGVDGVARVLGPSLGKALARPVVVENYPGAGGITGTTMIVKAPKDGSMLGMVSNNHAVNPSVFKNIPYHAVDDITPITLIGATPFVLVAHPSVAAKNVRELVALAKAQPGVLNYGSSGNGTILHLAAEMFVHEAQVDIKHIPYRGMGPLTADVLGGQIQMAFIAVAVAAPHVKSGALRAIGLSSTTRSPLLPDLPTIAEQGLPNYALDGWVAVVGPAGLPRAEVDRAYNAVRSAVAAPEVREALLAQGYQLQSPAPDATAAFFRSEVDRMAKLVRQSGLKLD comes from the coding sequence ATGACAGACAACACGGCACGCAGCACCGTATCCCCCTCACAGAACGCACAGCGCCTCACAAGGCGCACGCTGCTCGCAGCCGCCATGACCAGTGCCGTGGTGCCCGCGTGGACCTTTGCCCAGGGGGCAGACAGGCCGGTGCGCCTGGTGCTGCCTGTCAGTGCGGGCTCGGGGGTGGATGGCGTTGCGCGCGTGCTGGGCCCCAGCCTGGGCAAGGCGCTGGCGCGGCCGGTGGTGGTGGAAAACTACCCCGGCGCCGGCGGCATCACGGGCACGACGATGATCGTGAAGGCGCCCAAAGACGGCTCCATGCTGGGCATGGTGTCCAACAACCATGCCGTCAACCCCAGCGTGTTCAAGAACATTCCGTATCACGCGGTGGACGACATCACGCCGATCACCCTGATTGGCGCCACACCCTTTGTGCTGGTGGCGCACCCTTCGGTGGCGGCCAAAAACGTGCGCGAACTGGTGGCCCTGGCCAAGGCCCAGCCGGGTGTGCTGAACTACGGTTCGTCGGGCAACGGCACCATCCTGCACCTGGCGGCGGAGATGTTCGTGCACGAGGCGCAGGTGGATATCAAGCACATTCCCTACCGGGGCATGGGGCCGCTGACGGCCGATGTGCTGGGCGGGCAGATCCAGATGGCGTTCATCGCCGTGGCCGTGGCGGCGCCCCATGTGAAGTCGGGTGCGCTGCGGGCCATAGGCCTGTCGTCCACCACACGCTCCCCGCTGCTGCCCGACCTGCCAACGATTGCCGAACAAGGCCTGCCCAACTACGCCCTGGACGGCTGGGTGGCCGTGGTGGGGCCGGCCGGTCTGCCTCGGGCAGAAGTGGACCGGGCCTACAACGCCGTGCGCAGCGCCGTGGCAGCACCGGAAGTGCGCGAGGCCCTGCTGGCGCAGGGCTACCAGCTGCAAAGCCCCGCGCCCGATGCCACGGCTGCGTTCTTCCGCAGCGAGGTGGATCGCATGGCCAAGCTGGTCAGGCAGTCCGGGCTGAAACTGGATTGA
- a CDS encoding extracellular solute-binding protein has protein sequence MGMAHRARCAVDGAVTSVRRSLRRRDVAVLLPLAAAALWPAAVHAAPVLRVLSWPGYADPDIVADFERRHRARVEITTVASDDVLRAKLANPQGTGFDLVAANTAEIARLVARRLLTPLPLHNISNTQHQLPRFRQLHAIAGIAQGTDVYAMPYTYSEMGLIYDRGQFARPPGSIAVLWDPRWQGRVLAFIGSSHGFSLAAMYRGVPPFQIPVGQLGPLAKDLVALRRNVRAFYSLPEESLELFRKHRIAVMHANYGQQQLKQLRDAGLDVGYVVPREGALAWLDCWAITRQSTQVELAAEWINYMLEPAVSGALTRRQGLANTLEEPPALSADAPAGAIVWLEPVEDEARRAQLWQRILSGDRPNRF, from the coding sequence ATGGGCATGGCACACAGGGCACGGTGCGCGGTGGATGGGGCGGTCACTTCGGTGCGGCGGTCGCTGCGGCGCCGGGACGTGGCCGTGCTGCTGCCGCTGGCCGCTGCAGCCCTGTGGCCCGCAGCGGTGCACGCGGCGCCGGTGCTGCGTGTGCTGTCCTGGCCGGGCTATGCCGACCCGGATATCGTGGCCGACTTCGAGAGGCGCCACCGGGCGCGGGTGGAGATCACCACCGTGGCCTCTGACGACGTGCTGCGTGCCAAGCTGGCCAATCCGCAGGGCACCGGTTTTGACCTGGTGGCGGCCAACACGGCCGAAATCGCACGGCTGGTGGCGCGACGCCTGCTCACACCGTTGCCACTGCACAACATCTCCAACACCCAGCACCAGCTGCCGCGCTTTCGGCAACTGCACGCCATTGCGGGCATTGCCCAAGGCACGGATGTCTACGCCATGCCCTACACCTATTCCGAGATGGGGCTCATCTACGACCGCGGGCAGTTTGCCCGGCCTCCGGGCTCCATTGCCGTGCTGTGGGATCCGCGCTGGCAGGGGCGTGTGCTGGCGTTCATCGGCAGCAGCCACGGCTTTTCGCTCGCGGCCATGTACCGGGGCGTGCCGCCCTTCCAGATCCCGGTGGGGCAGTTGGGCCCGCTGGCCAAAGACCTGGTGGCCTTGCGCCGCAATGTGCGTGCGTTCTACAGCCTGCCCGAAGAATCGCTGGAACTGTTTCGCAAGCACCGCATTGCGGTCATGCATGCCAACTACGGCCAGCAGCAGCTCAAGCAGCTGCGCGATGCCGGGCTGGATGTGGGCTATGTGGTGCCGCGCGAGGGCGCACTGGCCTGGCTGGACTGCTGGGCCATCACCCGCCAGTCCACCCAGGTTGAGCTGGCCGCCGAGTGGATCAACTACATGCTGGAGCCCGCCGTCAGTGGTGCGCTGACCCGCCGCCAGGGCCTGGCCAACACGCTCGAAGAGCCACCAGCGCTGTCGGCCGATGCCCCGGCCGGCGCCATCGTGTGGCTGGAGCCCGTGGAAGACGAAGCGCGGCGTGCCCAGCTGTGGCAGCGCATTCTGTCGGGCGACCGGCCGAACCGGTTCTGA
- a CDS encoding GGDEF domain-containing protein, with translation MPTSPTGLHYDGFSLSNSTRNDEEPSRDAMAHLAHHDALTGLPNRRMFEQRLAQVLELSRRSGRSCALLFVDLDDFKAINDTRGHAVGDLVLQAVARTITGAVRQVDTVARLAGDEFTVLCENVDSEQAALQIVTKLQHAFMLPLDIEGRPLPVRASIGLSLFPRDAQDARTLMTSADAAMYRIKQSRRQDKA, from the coding sequence TTGCCCACAAGCCCCACCGGGCTCCACTACGATGGATTCTCGCTGTCAAATTCCACACGAAACGACGAGGAACCCAGCCGCGACGCCATGGCCCACCTGGCGCACCACGACGCGCTCACCGGCCTGCCCAACCGCCGCATGTTCGAGCAGCGCCTGGCCCAGGTGCTGGAGCTGTCGCGCCGCAGCGGCCGCAGCTGTGCCCTGCTGTTTGTGGATCTGGACGACTTCAAGGCCATCAACGACACGCGCGGTCATGCCGTGGGCGACCTGGTGCTGCAGGCCGTGGCCCGCACCATCACGGGTGCCGTGCGGCAGGTGGACACCGTGGCCCGGCTGGCCGGGGACGAGTTCACGGTGCTCTGCGAAAACGTGGACTCCGAACAAGCAGCGCTGCAGATCGTGACCAAGCTGCAGCACGCGTTCATGCTGCCGCTGGACATTGAGGGCCGGCCCCTGCCCGTGCGCGCCAGCATCGGCCTGAGCCTGTTCCCGCGCGACGCGCAGGATGCGCGCACACTGATGACCAGCGCAGACGCGGCCATGTACCGCATCAAGCAAAGCCGCCGGCAGGACAAGGCATGA
- the rpoD gene encoding RNA polymerase sigma factor RpoD, whose translation MPAQKSAKPSKSAPVPAAKAVSKTAAKAPAKAAPKKAAAAPAPVAKKVKTVPVKSSAELTKAADELLKKKPARAKAAAVSEDDDTPKKRPGRPAKAAGAAEAKAPAKRGRKPKAAAASDEGGDDTDLSDIEADLEGEVEETTETAATVEKVKPLRMKISKAKERALMKEFGLDETVLSEEDMAKRRARLKALIKLGKTRGYLTHVEINDHLPDKLVDAETLEAVITTLNDLGVAVYEQTPDAEALIITDNAPAGATEEEAEEAAEAALSTVDSEFGRTTDPVRMYMREMGTVELLTREGEIEIAKRIEGGLMAMMEAISASPATIAEILNMGEEIREGKVVISTIVDGFSNPNEADDYVAEEDFDEFDEADDDDGKGGSKALTKKLEELKKQALERFDKLRELFEKVHKVYDKEGYGTPNYQKAQKALSEELMTIRFTAKTIEKLCDMVRGQVDDVRKKERELRRIIVDKCGMPQETFIKDFPPNLLNLQWVEKQAAAGKPWSSIIARNVPPIQDLQQKLMDLQSRVVVPLAELKGINKRMNEGEATSRDAKKEMIEANLRLVISIAKKYTNRGLQFLDLIQEGNIGLMKAVDKFEYRRGYKFSTYATWWIRQAITRSIADQARTIRIPVHMIETINKMNRISRQHLQEFGFEPDASILAAKMEIPEDKIRKIMKIAKEPISMETPIGDDDDSHLGDFIEDGANTAPIEAAMQAGLRDVVKDILDGLTPREAKVLRMRFGIEMTSDHTLEEVGKQFDVTRERIRQIEAKALRKLKHPSRSDKLRSFIDSL comes from the coding sequence ATGCCCGCTCAAAAGTCCGCGAAGCCATCCAAGTCTGCTCCAGTGCCCGCCGCCAAGGCTGTCTCCAAAACCGCTGCCAAAGCCCCGGCCAAGGCTGCCCCCAAAAAGGCCGCCGCCGCGCCCGCCCCGGTTGCCAAGAAAGTGAAAACTGTGCCCGTGAAAAGTTCTGCCGAGCTGACCAAAGCTGCCGATGAATTGCTGAAGAAAAAGCCTGCCCGCGCCAAGGCCGCCGCAGTATCCGAAGACGACGACACCCCGAAAAAGCGCCCCGGCCGCCCCGCCAAGGCGGCAGGCGCCGCCGAAGCCAAGGCCCCTGCCAAGCGCGGACGCAAGCCCAAGGCTGCAGCCGCCAGCGACGAAGGTGGCGACGACACCGACCTGTCGGACATCGAAGCCGACCTGGAAGGTGAAGTCGAAGAGACCACCGAAACCGCAGCCACGGTCGAGAAGGTCAAGCCCCTGCGCATGAAGATCAGCAAGGCGAAGGAACGCGCCTTGATGAAGGAGTTCGGCTTGGACGAAACCGTCCTGTCCGAAGAAGACATGGCCAAGCGCCGTGCGCGCCTGAAGGCCCTGATCAAGCTGGGCAAGACACGCGGCTACCTCACGCACGTTGAAATCAACGACCACCTGCCCGACAAGCTGGTCGATGCCGAAACCCTCGAAGCCGTCATCACCACGCTGAACGACCTGGGCGTGGCGGTGTACGAGCAGACGCCCGATGCCGAAGCGCTGATCATCACGGACAACGCCCCCGCTGGCGCTACCGAGGAAGAAGCCGAAGAAGCCGCCGAAGCCGCGCTCTCGACCGTGGACTCGGAATTCGGCCGCACCACCGACCCGGTCCGCATGTACATGCGCGAGATGGGCACCGTGGAGCTCTTGACCCGCGAAGGCGAAATCGAAATCGCCAAGCGCATCGAAGGCGGCCTGATGGCCATGATGGAGGCGATCAGCGCATCGCCCGCCACCATCGCCGAGATCCTCAACATGGGCGAAGAGATCCGCGAAGGCAAGGTCGTCATCTCGACCATCGTGGACGGCTTCTCCAACCCCAATGAGGCCGACGACTATGTGGCCGAAGAAGACTTCGATGAATTCGACGAGGCCGACGATGACGACGGCAAGGGCGGCAGCAAGGCGCTGACCAAGAAGCTCGAAGAGCTCAAGAAGCAGGCGCTGGAGCGCTTTGACAAGCTGCGCGAGCTGTTTGAAAAAGTGCACAAGGTGTACGACAAGGAAGGCTACGGCACGCCCAACTACCAGAAGGCGCAGAAGGCCCTGTCGGAAGAGCTGATGACCATCCGCTTCACCGCCAAGACCATCGAGAAGCTGTGCGACATGGTGCGCGGCCAGGTGGACGACGTGCGCAAGAAGGAGCGCGAGCTGCGCCGCATCATCGTGGACAAGTGCGGCATGCCCCAGGAGACGTTCATCAAGGACTTCCCGCCCAATCTGCTGAACCTGCAGTGGGTAGAGAAGCAGGCCGCTGCCGGCAAGCCCTGGTCGTCCATCATTGCGCGCAACGTACCGCCCATCCAGGACCTGCAGCAAAAGCTGATGGACCTGCAGTCGCGCGTGGTGGTGCCGCTGGCGGAGCTCAAGGGCATCAACAAGCGCATGAACGAAGGTGAAGCCACCTCGCGCGATGCCAAGAAGGAAATGATCGAGGCCAACCTGCGCCTCGTGATCTCGATTGCCAAGAAGTACACCAACCGCGGCCTGCAGTTCCTCGATCTGATCCAGGAAGGCAACATCGGCCTGATGAAGGCGGTGGACAAGTTCGAATACCGCCGTGGCTACAAGTTCTCGACGTATGCGACCTGGTGGATCCGCCAGGCCATCACAAGGAGCATTGCCGACCAGGCGCGCACCATCCGCATCCCGGTGCACATGATCGAGACCATCAACAAGATGAACCGCATCAGCCGCCAGCACTTGCAGGAGTTTGGTTTTGAGCCCGATGCGTCCATCCTGGCGGCCAAGATGGAGATCCCCGAGGACAAGATCCGCAAGATCATGAAGATCGCCAAGGAGCCGATCTCGATGGAAACCCCCATCGGCGACGACGACGACAGCCACCTGGGCGACTTCATCGAGGACGGTGCCAACACCGCGCCTATCGAAGCCGCCATGCAGGCCGGCCTGCGCGATGTGGTCAAGGACATCCTCGATGGCCTGACCCCCCGCGAAGCCAAGGTGCTGCGCATGCGCTTCGGTATCGAAATGACCAGCGACCACACCCTGGAAGAAGTGGGCAAGCAGTTTGACGTGACGCGCGAGCGCATTCGCCAGATCGAAGCCAAGGCGCTGCGCAAGCTCAAGCACCCTTCGCGCTCGGACAAGCTGCGCAGCTTTATCGACTCGCTGTAA
- a CDS encoding ISL3 family transposase — protein sequence MGVGIEALFTSALGLQEPWSVEKVELDTARRRIDFELTCKANRLTCPHCQAAGQGVHDRLKRQWRHLDFFQYEAWLHAQVPRIACTACGKTTQMEVPWAREGSGFTALFEALALSLCQTLPVRQAAALLRCADKALWRRIEYYVNQARALDDMSTVRTVGIDETSLRKGQNYITVVHDLDAKRLLFACEGRDHQSVVDFAADLKAHAGDPAQIEHVCQDMSAAYAKGVALALPNAQISYDRFHVIAMANEAMDGVRRQEMSTQPQAIKEALGDNDRKLLKSLAWGMRRNPGDWSARQTSAMHWLQRCTLKSARAWRLKMALRAVYASAAAGNDREHASKELKGWLSWARRSRLEPFRKLAKTLSERFDAVVRGMLDSRSNAYVEAMNGLLQQAKRAARGFRTASHFIAIAYLRMSRLEHLPLNPLQPALPQADGWVHRCL from the coding sequence ATGGGTGTTGGCATTGAGGCGCTGTTCACCAGCGCACTGGGTTTGCAGGAGCCGTGGAGCGTTGAGAAAGTGGAACTGGACACCGCACGTCGGCGCATCGACTTCGAGCTCACCTGCAAGGCCAATCGCCTGACGTGCCCCCATTGCCAGGCTGCAGGGCAAGGCGTGCATGACCGGCTCAAGCGCCAATGGCGGCACCTGGACTTCTTTCAGTACGAGGCCTGGCTGCACGCCCAGGTACCGCGCATTGCCTGCACGGCCTGCGGCAAGACGACGCAGATGGAGGTGCCCTGGGCACGCGAAGGCAGCGGCTTTACTGCCTTGTTTGAAGCTCTGGCCTTGTCTCTGTGCCAGACGCTGCCGGTGCGCCAGGCGGCTGCACTGCTGCGCTGTGCGGACAAGGCGCTGTGGCGGCGTATCGAGTACTACGTCAATCAGGCCCGCGCCCTGGACGACATGAGCACGGTGCGCACGGTGGGGATCGACGAGACCAGCCTGCGCAAGGGACAGAACTACATCACCGTGGTGCACGACCTCGATGCCAAGCGACTGTTGTTTGCTTGCGAGGGGCGTGATCACCAAAGCGTGGTGGACTTCGCTGCCGACCTCAAGGCACACGCAGGCGATCCAGCCCAGATCGAACATGTCTGCCAGGACATGAGTGCGGCCTACGCCAAGGGCGTAGCACTGGCCTTGCCCAATGCCCAGATCAGTTACGACCGCTTCCATGTGATTGCCATGGCCAACGAGGCGATGGATGGGGTGCGGCGCCAAGAGATGAGCACCCAGCCCCAGGCGATCAAGGAGGCCTTGGGCGACAACGACCGCAAGCTGCTCAAGAGTTTGGCCTGGGGTATGCGCCGCAATCCCGGGGACTGGAGCGCCAGGCAAACCAGCGCGATGCACTGGCTTCAGCGCTGCACGCTCAAGAGTGCGCGGGCGTGGCGCCTGAAGATGGCACTGCGCGCGGTCTACGCCAGTGCAGCGGCGGGCAACGACAGGGAGCATGCCAGCAAGGAATTGAAGGGCTGGCTGAGCTGGGCGCGGCGCAGCCGCCTGGAGCCGTTCCGCAAACTGGCCAAGACCTTGAGCGAACGATTCGACGCGGTCGTGCGCGGGATGCTGGACAGTCGCAGCAACGCCTATGTGGAGGCCATGAACGGCTTGCTGCAGCAGGCCAAGCGAGCTGCCAGGGGCTTCAGAACCGCCAGCCACTTCATTGCCATCGCGTATTTGCGCATGTCCAGGCTCGAGCATTTGCCGCTCAATCCGCTGCAACCAGCATTGCCGCAGGCTGATGGATGGGTGCATCGGTGTCTTTGA
- the dnaG gene encoding DNA primase yields the protein MTIPQSFIQELLARVDVVDIVGRYVQLKKGGANLMGLCPFHGEKSPSFSVSPAKQFYHCFGCGKNGNAISFLMDHAGMGFVEAVQDLAQSVGLQVPDDDVSPLEKERAAAARQKQATLTDVLEKAADAYRRHLRESQRAIGYFKGRGVSGTLAKRYGLGYAPEGWRSLASVFASYDDPLLEESGLVIVNDEDGGKRYDRFRDRVMFPIRNVKGECIGFGGRVLGDDKPKYLNSPETPVFHKGRELYGLFEARTAIREAGYALVTEGYMDVVALAQLGFPNAVATLGTACTPEHVQKLLRFTESVVFSFDGDAAGRRAARKALDGALHHATDTRSIKFLFLPAEHDPDSFIRAHGTEAFARLVGDAMPLSRFLVEAASEHCDLGTAEGRAHMASNARPLWTALPDGVLKRQVLGELAELTQLKAQDLADLWGPGQGRDQPRPPGPGGRGAQTAGYHAPSPSEDVPPWAGAPGPDAWSTYAEAPSSGYATGYSKPPFRKGTGDWKTGTWKKKDRDAPWPPQPRLPRAPTASRADHAARLLLSHMAFLEELTHDDHATLSAQPAPHGPLFVWLEAQFHEYGPLAWAVLRESLRDHECEALAVKVMTGSHAQTEGALQELRLELRDLLNRMQIEDIKEQQKLLVLQVAQDPTALERYRALEQKRNALQNAAAKAA from the coding sequence GTGACGATCCCTCAGTCTTTCATTCAGGAGCTGCTTGCCCGCGTCGATGTGGTCGACATCGTGGGCCGCTATGTACAGCTCAAGAAAGGCGGCGCCAATCTGATGGGCCTGTGCCCCTTTCACGGCGAAAAATCCCCCTCTTTCAGTGTGAGCCCGGCCAAGCAGTTCTATCACTGCTTTGGCTGTGGAAAAAACGGCAATGCCATCAGCTTCCTGATGGACCATGCGGGCATGGGGTTTGTCGAGGCCGTGCAGGACCTGGCCCAGAGCGTGGGGCTGCAGGTGCCGGACGATGACGTGTCCCCCCTGGAAAAAGAACGCGCCGCCGCTGCCCGCCAGAAGCAGGCCACGCTGACCGACGTGCTGGAAAAAGCCGCTGACGCCTACCGCCGGCACCTGCGTGAGTCGCAGCGGGCCATCGGCTACTTCAAGGGCCGGGGCGTGTCGGGCACTCTCGCCAAGCGCTATGGCCTGGGCTATGCGCCCGAGGGCTGGCGCAGCCTGGCCAGTGTGTTCGCGAGCTACGACGACCCGCTGCTGGAAGAAAGCGGCCTGGTCATCGTGAACGACGAGGATGGCGGCAAGCGCTATGACCGCTTTCGCGACCGGGTGATGTTCCCCATCCGTAACGTGAAGGGCGAATGCATCGGTTTTGGCGGACGTGTGCTGGGCGACGACAAACCCAAGTACCTCAACTCGCCCGAGACTCCCGTGTTCCACAAGGGCCGCGAGCTTTATGGGCTGTTCGAGGCCCGCACCGCCATCCGCGAGGCAGGTTACGCCCTGGTCACCGAAGGCTACATGGACGTGGTGGCACTGGCGCAGCTGGGCTTTCCCAACGCCGTGGCAACGCTGGGCACAGCCTGCACGCCCGAGCACGTGCAAAAGCTGCTGCGCTTCACCGAATCGGTGGTGTTCAGCTTTGATGGTGACGCTGCCGGGCGGCGCGCAGCGCGCAAGGCCCTGGACGGCGCCCTGCACCACGCCACGGACACGCGCAGCATCAAATTTCTCTTTCTACCCGCCGAGCACGATCCAGACAGTTTCATCCGCGCGCACGGCACCGAAGCCTTTGCGCGCCTGGTGGGCGATGCCATGCCGTTGAGCCGCTTCCTGGTCGAGGCGGCCAGCGAGCACTGCGACCTTGGCACGGCAGAAGGCCGCGCCCACATGGCCAGCAACGCCCGGCCTTTGTGGACGGCACTGCCTGACGGCGTGCTCAAGCGCCAGGTGCTCGGCGAGCTGGCGGAACTGACCCAGCTCAAAGCCCAGGACCTGGCCGACCTGTGGGGCCCGGGCCAGGGCCGCGACCAGCCAAGGCCCCCCGGGCCTGGCGGCCGCGGTGCGCAAACGGCGGGCTACCACGCACCATCGCCCTCCGAGGACGTGCCGCCCTGGGCGGGCGCCCCCGGCCCCGACGCATGGAGCACATACGCAGAGGCCCCCTCTTCCGGCTACGCCACGGGCTACAGCAAGCCGCCGTTCCGCAAAGGCACAGGGGACTGGAAAACGGGGACCTGGAAGAAAAAGGACAGAGACGCCCCCTGGCCACCCCAGCCGCGCCTGCCACGCGCGCCCACGGCCAGCCGCGCCGACCACGCCGCGCGCCTGCTGCTGTCGCACATGGCGTTTCTGGAAGAGCTGACGCACGACGATCACGCCACCCTGAGCGCCCAGCCCGCCCCCCACGGCCCGCTGTTTGTCTGGCTGGAGGCGCAGTTTCACGAGTACGGCCCGCTGGCCTGGGCGGTACTGCGCGAGAGCCTGCGCGACCACGAATGCGAGGCGCTGGCCGTGAAGGTGATGACGGGTTCGCACGCGCAGACCGAAGGCGCGCTGCAGGAACTGCGGCTGGAGCTGCGCGACCTGCTCAACCGCATGCAGATCGAGGACATCAAGGAGCAGCAAAAGCTGCTGGTGCTGCAGGTGGCGCAGGATCCAACGGCGCTGGAGCGCTACCGCGCCCTGGAGCAAAAGCGCAACGCCTTGCAGAACGCAGCGGCAAAAGCGGCTTGA
- a CDS encoding CaiB/BaiF CoA-transferase family protein — protein MNDTQPSTPSPRLPLEGLRVVEFTHMVMGPTCGMVLADLGAEVIKVEPVDGDRTRHLLGAGAGFFPMFNRNKKSIALDLRSPEGLEVARKLAASADVVAQNFKPGVMTKYGLDYAALSPINPRLIYVNHTGFLPGPYEHRTALDEVVQMMGGLAYMTGRPGDPLRAGTSVNDIMGGMFGAIGAMAALMQRGITGRGQEVDSALFENNVFLVGQHMMQYAVTGQPAAPMPDRISAWSLYDVFSVKDGEQIFLAAVSDAQWITFCDALGFADLKADPGLSNNNDRVRARGTLLPELRRRLAAHSAAELAAIFEKHGLPFAPILRPEQLFDDPHLNATGGLADITLPDGERAGQTARTTLFPLRMDGQRLGVRLQPPVLGQHTAELMAQLGYSPEQLQALQAQGAVA, from the coding sequence ATGAACGACACACAGCCCTCTACACCATCCCCACGCCTGCCCCTGGAAGGCCTGCGCGTGGTGGAGTTCACCCACATGGTCATGGGCCCCACCTGCGGCATGGTGCTGGCCGACCTGGGGGCCGAGGTCATCAAGGTCGAGCCCGTGGACGGTGACCGCACGCGCCACCTGCTGGGCGCAGGCGCGGGCTTTTTCCCCATGTTCAACCGCAACAAGAAAAGCATTGCGCTCGACCTGCGCAGCCCCGAGGGCCTGGAGGTGGCGCGCAAGCTCGCGGCCTCGGCCGATGTGGTGGCGCAGAACTTCAAGCCCGGCGTGATGACGAAATACGGCCTGGACTATGCCGCGCTGAGCCCGATCAACCCGCGCCTCATCTACGTGAACCACACGGGCTTTTTGCCCGGCCCCTACGAGCACCGCACGGCGCTGGACGAGGTGGTGCAGATGATGGGCGGCCTGGCCTACATGACCGGGCGCCCCGGAGACCCGCTGCGCGCGGGCACCAGCGTGAACGACATCATGGGTGGCATGTTTGGCGCCATTGGCGCCATGGCGGCGCTGATGCAGCGCGGTATCACCGGGCGCGGGCAGGAGGTGGACTCGGCCCTGTTCGAGAACAACGTGTTCCTCGTGGGCCAGCACATGATGCAGTACGCCGTCACCGGCCAGCCGGCAGCCCCCATGCCCGACCGCATCTCGGCGTGGTCGCTGTATGACGTGTTCAGTGTGAAGGACGGCGAGCAGATCTTTCTGGCCGCCGTGAGCGACGCGCAGTGGATCACCTTTTGCGATGCCCTGGGCTTCGCCGACCTCAAGGCCGATCCGGGCCTGTCTAACAACAACGACCGCGTGCGCGCGCGTGGCACGCTGCTGCCCGAGCTGCGCAGGCGCCTGGCCGCACACAGCGCGGCCGAACTGGCTGCCATCTTCGAGAAGCACGGTCTGCCCTTTGCGCCCATCCTGCGGCCCGAGCAGCTGTTTGACGACCCGCACCTCAATGCCACCGGCGGCCTGGCGGACATCACGCTGCCCGATGGCGAGCGCGCCGGACAGACGGCACGCACCACCCTGTTTCCCCTGCGCATGGATGGGCAGCGGCTGGGCGTGCGCCTGCAGCCACCGGTGCTGGGCCAGCACACCGCCGAACTCATGGCGCAGCTGGGCTACAGCCCCGAGCAGCTGCAGGCCCTGCAGGCGCAGGGCGCCGTGGCCTGA